The Mixophyes fleayi isolate aMixFle1 chromosome 1, aMixFle1.hap1, whole genome shotgun sequence genome includes a region encoding these proteins:
- the KDM4C gene encoding lysine-specific demethylase 4C isoform X5, translating into MTTKNFDEQNPACKIMTFRPTLEEFRDFNKYLVYMESKGAHRSGLAKVIPPKGWKPKRHYDDIDDLVIPAPIQQMVTGQSGLFTQYNIQKKAMTVKEFRRLANSDKYCTPRYMDYEDLERKYWKNLTFVAPLYGADVNGSLYDEGLGRLFKSNLGLYHTG; encoded by the exons ATGACTACAAAAAACTTTGATGAACAgaaccctgcatgcaaaattatgACTTTCCGTCCGACACTGGAAGAATTCAGAGATTTTAACAAATATTTAGTATACATGGAGTCTAAGGGCGCGCACCGATCTGGGTTGGCAAAG GTGATACCACCAAAGGGATGGAAGCCCAAGAGACATTATGATGACATAGATGACCTTGTGATTCCTGCTCCAATCCAGCAAATGGTTACAGGCCAGTCGGGTCTTTTTACTCAGTATAATATTCAGAAAAAGGCAATGACTGTTAAAGAGTTCAGAAGACTGGCCAATAGTGACAA ATACTGCACCCCAAGATATATGGATTATGAAGATCTGGAACGTAAATATTGGAAGAATTTAACTTTTGTGGCTCCACTCTACGGAGCAGATGTGAATGGAAGCCTTTATGATGAA GGACTTGGAAGACTCTTCAAGAGCAACCTTGGCCTCTACCATACTGGCTAA
- the KDM4C gene encoding lysine-specific demethylase 4C isoform X4 translates to MTTKNFDEQNPACKIMTFRPTLEEFRDFNKYLVYMESKGAHRSGLAKVIPPKGWKPKRHYDDIDDLVIPAPIQQMVTGQSGLFTQYNIQKKAMTVKEFRRLANSDKYCTPRYMDYEDLERKYWKNLTFVAPLYGADVNGSLYDEQHGWVINILESPGSPNRYCKRQSMPVKGKICQESIPVTPGPISKTGFGKDVSPPVRDFLQPSAFFYGLDGICKIFNWMYLTSRTKT, encoded by the exons ATGACTACAAAAAACTTTGATGAACAgaaccctgcatgcaaaattatgACTTTCCGTCCGACACTGGAAGAATTCAGAGATTTTAACAAATATTTAGTATACATGGAGTCTAAGGGCGCGCACCGATCTGGGTTGGCAAAG GTGATACCACCAAAGGGATGGAAGCCCAAGAGACATTATGATGACATAGATGACCTTGTGATTCCTGCTCCAATCCAGCAAATGGTTACAGGCCAGTCGGGTCTTTTTACTCAGTATAATATTCAGAAAAAGGCAATGACTGTTAAAGAGTTCAGAAGACTGGCCAATAGTGACAA ATACTGCACCCCAAGATATATGGATTATGAAGATCTGGAACGTAAATATTGGAAGAATTTAACTTTTGTGGCTCCACTCTACGGAGCAGATGTGAATGGAAGCCTTTATGATGAA caaCATGGCTGGGTGATCAACATATTAGAGAGTCCTGGGAGTCCAAATAGATACTGTAAAAGGCAAAGTATGCCTGTCAAAGGGAAGATTTGTCAAGAATCAATCCCTGTCACACCAGGCCCAATCTCAAAGACAGGTTTCGGTAAGGATGTCTCTCCACCTGTTAGAGATTTTCTTCAGCCATCGGCATTCTTCTATGGGCTAGATGGCATATGCAAGATCTTCAATTGGATGTACTTGACAAGTAGGACCAAAACTTAG